The region TTAGAAATGAGTTTAAAGAATTttgttgtaagaaatttattttctagaagAATATGCAAAATTCCTTTGGATTTTCCGTGTTGAATAAAACGAAAATTCAATGCATTTTGATCCATTGAAACTCAATCTCATTTGCTTCATTTCCTTCCATTCATTCCTTCACCCACACCCTCAAGATTTTGTACAGTTTTTCTGGTGGATTACTGTGAGTCTGTGATGTCATTTTCTCCCATAGGTGCGCAGTCACCCACCACCCACCATCTCCACCAGATCTTGGACTCGCATTTTCATATTTATcgccattattattattttattttatttatttgtctgCATATATATGAAAGTgtacacataaaataaatacaaccaCTACATATTATCAATCCTCATTCCTCACTCACTCCAATGCAATAATAATATTCAGCTTCAGCTTCAGCTTCACCAACCCCATTTTCCCTCTGCTTTTGCTGTTCTCCTTTTGTTTCTGATTTCTGTGTTCATGGAGCGTGCCCGGCGCCTCGCGAACCGGGCGATTCTGAAGCGCCTGGTCTCGGACGCGAAGCAGTACCGCCAGAATGAATCGCTGCTGCACAGTCCCTCGCCTGTATCCTACACTCCGTCGAGGTATGTATCGTCCCTGACCCCGTACGTTTTCATGCGCAGAAGCTCTAGATCAGATTCGTTGCATAATGTTGGTCACGGCGCTGGGTCTCAAACTCGATCTATATCGGTCGAGGCACTGAAACCCAGTGACACTTTTCCACGCCGCCATAACTCGGCGACCCCGGAAGAACAAACAAAAATGGCTAACCTGTGCGGGTTCGAGAATCTCGACTCCCTTATTGATGCCACCGTGCCTAAATCGATTAGAATTGAATCAATGAAGTTTTCTAAATTTGATGAGGGATTAACCGAGAGCCAAATGATTGAGCACATGCAAAAACTGGCTTCAAAGAATAAGATTTTCAAGTCATATATTGGTATGGGGTACTATAACACCTATGTTCCGCCTGTGATTTTGAGGAACATAATGGAGAATCCGGGTTGGTACACGCAGTACACGCCGTACCAGGCCGAGATAGCACAAGGGCGTCTTGAATCTTTGCTTAATTTCCAGACTTTGATTACGGATCTTACCGGCCTGCCCATGTCAAATGCTTCATTGCTTGATGAAGGAACAGCCGCTGCTGAGGCCATGGCTATGTGTAATAACATTCTcaaggggaagaagaagactttTCTTATTGCCAATAACTGTCACCCGCAAACTATTGATATTTGTAAGACTAGAGCAGACGGTTTTGATCTTAAAGTAGTTACCGTGGATCTTAAGGATATCGATTACAAATCCGGGGATGTTTGTGGTGTTCTGGTCCAGTATCCGGGGACCGAGGGTGAGATTTTGGATTACAAGGAGTTTATTAAGAATGCTCATGCTCATGGGGTTAAGGTTGTCATGGCAACGGATCTATTGGCGTTGACAATTTTGAAGCCACCTGGTGAACTGGGTGCTGATATTGTTGTTGGCTCAGCTCAGAGGTTTGGAGTTCCTATGGGGTATGGAGGACCTCATGCGGCATTCCTGGCCACATCCCAAGAGTACAAGAGAATGATGCCAGGGAGAATCATTGGTGTGAGTGTTGATTCTTCAGGGAAGCCTGCTCTGCGCATGGCTATGCAGACAAGGGAGCAGCATATCCGTAGGGACAAGGCTACCAGCAACATTTGCACTGCTCAGGTACTAAACTACTTTTTAATGTGATTACTTTTGTGATTTTTCTCTAAAGGCTGCTTCTATGGAGATACGAAAATCTTATATTCATGCTTTTGAGTGAGCTTTCTTTGTTTGAATGAATATCCTGTTTTATTAGGCATTGCTTGCAAACATGGCTGCTATGTATGCTGTTTATCATGGACCTGAAGGTCTTAAAGCCATTGCTCAACGAGCTCATGGTCTTGCTGGGGTATTTTCACTTGGACTGAAGAAACTTGGGACAGTGGAAGTTCAGGGCCTTCCCTTCTTTGACACTGTGAGGGTTAAGGTTGCTGATGCAAATGCAATTGCTGATGTTGCTTATAAAAGCGACATAAATTTGCGAATTGTAGACCCAAAAACCGTAAGTTCGATTCTGTCATTTGAATCAATTGGTTAACTATAAGTCTGTGATGAGATTAATTGGGTCTCCTTGCCTTTAGATCACTGTTTCCTTTGATGAGACAACAACCTTGGAGGATGTTGATAAGCTTCTCAAAGTTTTTGCTGGTGGCAAGCCTGTGGGTATTGTATTCCTTTTATGGTGAGGGTGTTTGCAATCAATCAGGATTTTCATCCACCTAACTAAGACTTAGGTTTAATTGTCAGGTTTCATTCACTGCTGCATCTCTGGCACCAGAGGTTCAGACCGTAATTCCATCTGGGCTAACAAGGGAGAGCCCATATCTCACCCATCCAATCTTTAACACGTACACCACTTTCTTGAGAATTTGAATTCGCATAGTTTACAATTCAGAACCAACCCTGACAtttgtttttcctcttctctttcttccttcttccttcttccttcttctccttcttttttcttttttttttttttattttttttatttttttttattttttatttttaatttttaatagataTCATACAGAGCATGAGCTGCTCAGATACATACATAGGTTACAATCCAAGGATCTCTCTCTATGCCACAGTATGATTCCGTTGGGATCTTGTACAATGAAATTGAATGCAACAACTGAAATGATGCCAGTGACATGGCCTAGCTTTTCTGATATTCACCCTTTTGCCCCAATTGAACAGACTAAGGGTTATCAGGTATTTACGAATTACAACTTTCCACGAGAAGTTCAGTTGTTTGCTTTGCTCAAAGTTTGGATATATGTTGCTTCTTCTATGTATAAATAGACAATTTGACAAATTTCTCTTCATGAATAATGGTTTCCAGGAAATGTTCAAAGATTTGGGTGACCTATTGTGTACCATCACTGGGTTCGACTCTTTCTCCTTGCAACCTAATGCTGGTGCTGCTGGAGAGTATGCTGGCCTGATGGTTATCCGAGCATATCATCTGGTACGGTGCACTGGGCATGTTTAAATATCATTCTCTTCCAGTTGTATTAAAGAAAGTAAGAGGCATTTGATGCTTTCTCAATAAAGCTTAATTTGATGTACAActcaaaaataataaccttAAAGGCTCAACTTAAAGTTCTTGAAATTTTATATTAAGATTTTTATGCCCCTAAAGTGAGTAGTGCACATGAAGCACAcctcaaattctctctctctctctctctgggggaaatttttattataaacaaGGAAAGGTTAACCTCAGGGTGATTATAATTTCTTCTGACTTACcacttaaaattaattattttcatagAAGATGAAGGTGTACAAGCCTTCTAggaattttttctcttttgctgTGACTGATTTTGatgattgaaatttgaaatatgtgtgtgtgcgcgcgcgcacGCAATATAATGGTATAATGTTTTGTTctcaaatatttaaatgaacGGAAGTCTTAATTCTAGTATTTTCTTGCTGTTAAACTGGTCTTTTTCCTGCCACTAATTTGACGTTGTATAAAGCTTATTCTCTCAACTAATCATGCCGATCAATCTGCCGAATGAATACTGTAGGCAAGAGGGGACCATCATCGCAATGTGTGTATTATACCTGTTTCAGCACATGGGACAAATCCTGCTAGTGCTGCTATGTGTGGAATGAAAATTGTCTCTGTTGGAACTGATGCCAAGGGAAACATCAACATTGAAGAGTTAAGGAAGGCTGCTGAAGCTAATAGGGACAGCCTTTCAGCTCTTATGGTAATTAAGTTGTGCATCCAATGTTGGAAATCAAACTATATAATCTGAAATTATTGAAGATGGAGGTGGAAAACTTTTATTCAATATCAACactcatttaattttgttgacaTTATAGGTCACATATCCTTCAACTCATGGAGTCTATGAAGAAGGAATTGATGAGATATGTAAGATAATTCATGACAATGGAGGTCAGGTATACATGGATGGGGCTAACATGAATGCACAGGTCAGCTATTCCCCCTATATTCCTTTGTCTCCTTTATATATTAATGACAGCTGTTGAGCACATGATCCAGTAACAAGATATCAAGTGCAGCTTGAGTTGTCTTGATTCATATTCTCTTTCCGATCGGCAAATGGTCCACCAAAACTTATAGCTGTAGGGCTAGTATTTAGTGTTGGCTGATGTTTGTGGTTCTTCAATTCATATTCCTTGGGTTTTAACTAGTTAATTGCAAGTTCATTTGAATTTCTTTATTTGGGTACCTTTCTGCATATCATGGTAGTTACTTTTATGTATCTAATTTTTCCTGGGAGTATGTACTTTCAAGTTAAATCTAAAGAAACTTTCGGTCTTTATAGGTGGGGCTGACAAGCCCTGGTTGGATTGGAGCAGACGTTTGCCATCTCAATCTCCATAAAACATTCTGCATTCCACATGGAGGAGGTGGTCCTGGCATGGGTCCTATTGGTGTGAAGAAACACCTGGCACCATTTTTGCCATCACATCCTGTGGTAACTGATCTTTTCATTGAATAACTTAATAAACAAATGCACGCGTGTGCACATGCAGACACAGTACTATTAGGTTTCTAtatgcatcaaatacatatagcTTCCTGTGAAAAATTACTTTTGTTTTCCGTCATTTTGGACTCGAAATACCTATTTGGAGATGGTATCTCATCCAGATTTCATTTCTTCTGTTCCATCATGTTATTCTAAATGCATTGGAACTGACGGCCTTATATGTACATACGTAAGTAcgtacatacacacacacatgaaTAATCAGAGCATAACCTCACCTCCATCAAGTCACATGTTGGTGATTATTTCTTGCGTACTCTGCCGTTATGAGATCTTTTAGAGTGATCGCATATTTGCTCAGCTGTGTTTTTTCTCATTCAATCTCAAATCTTGTTCTGGTTTTACTTTTAAGGTATCCACGGGCGGAATTCCTGCCCCTGACAAGTATCAGCCACTTGGTACCATTTCTGCTGCACCTTGGGGCTCTGCACTTATTCTGCCAATATCATACACATATATAGCCATGATGGGGTCTAAGGGACTCACTGAAGCATCAAAGATAGCAATTCTGAATGCCAATTACATGGCAAAACGTTTGGAGGTTCATGCTTCTTCCTTTACAAttctttgtatttcttttttggaaaaaaactaGGTGCAATGAAAGTAGGTCGGTGCCATGCTTTGGCAATGCTCCTATCTtcggaaaaaaagaaaaaaaaaaaaaaaaaaaaaaaaaaaaaaaaaaaaaaaaaaaaaaaagagtgcaTGGATGTCATTTGTGATCATAGCAAGTTCCAGGATACCTGGGATATGATTGTACTGAACTTCTTGAATAAAATGTGTGACCAGTGCATGACACTAGCATGTGGTTTCTCCTGTTAAGCAACTTTGAGGTTGAGTGATTGCTTTCTTTTGCAATTAAAATCTCAACGAGTTTTTTCCTAGTTTGCTCAATTGTCTTTGTATTTTGCAGGACAATTATCCCATTCTTTTCCGTGGT is a window of Alnus glutinosa chromosome 4, dhAlnGlut1.1, whole genome shotgun sequence DNA encoding:
- the LOC133867269 gene encoding glycine dehydrogenase (decarboxylating), mitochondrial yields the protein MERARRLANRAILKRLVSDAKQYRQNESLLHSPSPVSYTPSRYVSSLTPYVFMRRSSRSDSLHNVGHGAGSQTRSISVEALKPSDTFPRRHNSATPEEQTKMANLCGFENLDSLIDATVPKSIRIESMKFSKFDEGLTESQMIEHMQKLASKNKIFKSYIGMGYYNTYVPPVILRNIMENPGWYTQYTPYQAEIAQGRLESLLNFQTLITDLTGLPMSNASLLDEGTAAAEAMAMCNNILKGKKKTFLIANNCHPQTIDICKTRADGFDLKVVTVDLKDIDYKSGDVCGVLVQYPGTEGEILDYKEFIKNAHAHGVKVVMATDLLALTILKPPGELGADIVVGSAQRFGVPMGYGGPHAAFLATSQEYKRMMPGRIIGVSVDSSGKPALRMAMQTREQHIRRDKATSNICTAQALLANMAAMYAVYHGPEGLKAIAQRAHGLAGVFSLGLKKLGTVEVQGLPFFDTVRVKVADANAIADVAYKSDINLRIVDPKTITVSFDETTTLEDVDKLLKVFAGGKPVSFTAASLAPEVQTVIPSGLTRESPYLTHPIFNTYHTEHELLRYIHRLQSKDLSLCHSMIPLGSCTMKLNATTEMMPVTWPSFSDIHPFAPIEQTKGYQEMFKDLGDLLCTITGFDSFSLQPNAGAAGEYAGLMVIRAYHLARGDHHRNVCIIPVSAHGTNPASAAMCGMKIVSVGTDAKGNINIEELRKAAEANRDSLSALMVTYPSTHGVYEEGIDEICKIIHDNGGQVYMDGANMNAQVGLTSPGWIGADVCHLNLHKTFCIPHGGGGPGMGPIGVKKHLAPFLPSHPVVSTGGIPAPDKYQPLGTISAAPWGSALILPISYTYIAMMGSKGLTEASKIAILNANYMAKRLEDNYPILFRGVNGTVAHEFIVDLRGFKNTAGIEPEDVAKRLIDYGFHGPTMSWPVPGTLMIEPTESESKAELDRFCDALISIREEIAQVENGKADIHNNVLKGAPHPPSLLMGDAWKKPYSREYAAFPAPWLRVAKFWPTTGRVDNVYGDRNLVCTLLPTSQVVEEAAAATA